The Gemmatimonadota bacterium genome window below encodes:
- a CDS encoding lysophospholipid acyltransferase family protein, protein MTFYRFCWWLAYGLAVMLFRLRVEGRRHIPRSGALILASNHCSYVDPVIIGVATGRELWYLAKAELFPIPLLGKLIHRLHAMPVDRSRGDRSAFLAWTKTLQGGNPVLIFPEGTRNKRPGFLRPRSGVGMLVYRTQAPVIPVYISGTVNIWKTMVGLDRLQVRFGKPILGCPEQLPDRRRDAYNFVTREVMRHLAVLKRMRRKAGTVAPASHNG, encoded by the coding sequence ATGACTTTTTATCGCTTTTGCTGGTGGCTGGCCTACGGGCTGGCCGTTATGCTCTTTCGGTTACGGGTCGAAGGGCGGCGTCACATACCCCGGTCGGGGGCATTAATTTTGGCTTCTAACCATTGTTCTTACGTCGATCCCGTTATTATTGGAGTTGCGACAGGACGCGAACTTTGGTATCTTGCTAAGGCTGAACTCTTTCCTATTCCGCTACTGGGAAAGCTGATTCACAGGTTGCACGCGATGCCCGTTGATAGAAGCCGTGGAGATCGCAGCGCATTTTTGGCCTGGACAAAAACTTTGCAGGGCGGTAATCCCGTACTCATTTTTCCGGAAGGCACGCGCAACAAGCGTCCCGGTTTTTTGCGCCCCCGATCAGGGGTTGGCATGCTGGTTTATCGCACTCAGGCACCTGTGATACCCGTATATATTTCGGGCACAGTCAATATCTGGAAAACAATGGTTGGGCTGGATCGGTTGCAGGTGCGGTTTGGCAAGCCTATTTTGGGTTGTCCAGAACAATTGCCCGATAGGCGTCGCGACGCCTACAATTTTGTCACTCGAGAAGTGATGCGTCATCTCGCTGTTCTGAAGCGGATGCGGCGGAAAGCTGGCACGGTCGCTCCCGCTTCCCACAATGGTTAA
- the cmk gene encoding (d)CMP kinase: protein MRENGIVIAIDGPAGAGKSTTARLVADQMGYLYLDTGAMYRAVGLAALQQGVDPDDADSVTALCSALDIAFETRDGKLQTLLNGENISDAIRSSEISQAASRVAVHPGVRDVLVALQQTMGRDGGIVLEGRDTGTAIFPDAELKIFLVADPAERARRRLRDLKKRGESAVFKSLLDEIRIRDIRDRQTQLQRGAWPAPDAVCIDTTELSIAEQVDRIVALAHQHNRA, encoded by the coding sequence ATGCGCGAAAATGGCATTGTTATTGCGATTGATGGCCCGGCAGGTGCCGGCAAGAGTACAACTGCACGGCTTGTAGCAGATCAAATGGGGTACCTGTATCTGGATACCGGGGCCATGTATCGCGCCGTGGGACTGGCGGCTCTGCAACAGGGTGTCGATCCCGATGATGCCGATAGCGTAACCGCATTGTGTAGCGCGCTCGATATCGCATTTGAAACGCGAGATGGGAAGTTGCAAACCCTGCTTAATGGCGAAAATATATCCGATGCAATTCGCTCATCTGAAATTTCGCAGGCTGCGTCTCGCGTAGCTGTCCATCCAGGGGTGCGCGATGTGCTCGTTGCATTACAGCAGACCATGGGACGAGATGGGGGTATTGTTTTAGAAGGTCGAGATACTGGTACTGCTATTTTTCCAGATGCGGAATTGAAAATTTTTCTCGTTGCCGATCCCGCCGAACGCGCACGGCGACGACTCAGAGACTTAAAAAAAAGGGGTGAATCTGCTGTGTTTAAGTCGCTGTTGGACGAAATTCGCATTCGGGATATCCGCGACCGACAAACGCAGTTGCAACGCGGCGCGTGGCCTGCGCCTGATGCCGTGTGCATAGATACCACAGAATTGTCAATCGCAGAACAAGTGGATCGGATTGTTGCACTTGCCCACCAGCACAATAGGGCGTGA